A stretch of Numenius arquata chromosome 11, bNumArq3.hap1.1, whole genome shotgun sequence DNA encodes these proteins:
- the LOC141470134 gene encoding LOW QUALITY PROTEIN: protocadherin alpha-C1-like (The sequence of the model RefSeq protein was modified relative to this genomic sequence to represent the inferred CDS: deleted 3 bases in 2 codons): protein MQLSPRPLGGATAAARVRDARGPAAPVTASGGGRRAAELPPLPARQPAAGRGGSRRGAGAPAANFSPCRRCAPVPARFALNFGEFTEILDYVPAEPVCGELSRGGRMRVYLMVFCLICCTANGQVVYSIAEETERGASVGNIAKDLGIDAATLSARKFRMITGSSKQYFNINASTGALSINEPIDREQLCELKSACLLNYELVLENPLELYRMEFKVLDINDNSPSFPLSEYHINVPEFLSPGARFTLPNARDLDEGTNSVQNYTLSSDEHFHLRTCGDGSKYPELVLKKALDREQQATHRLVLTAKDGGDPPKSSDVPVIVTVLDTNDNAPEFEHTVYRASILENSPSGTLVVQVHATDLDEGPNGEVRYSFSNTTSADLQQMFSIHPHTGEVTVNGVLAVQRPLLEILIEARDNGAFGMSSTAKLLVEITDVNNHGPEITITSLSSPIPEDAVPGTVIALLSVTDKDPGENGKVTCQIPDNLPFQLKPSLESYYSLVTSGLLDRELISGYNITITATDMGSPPITTQKTLWVQISDVNDNPPVFSNDTFDVFVEENNPLGAFLYQVSASDPDMGENGRVSYMLRNSTVAGSALASLLSVSLANGSIYAKRAFDFEQLRSFHFQVEAKDNGSPALSAAITVNVYISDQNDNAPAILYPTSQNGSIAVEVVPRLADEDYLVTKIVADDEDNAENAWLSYHLAHSSDSTLFRLAPHSGELRTTRSMRSTDFLKHKVVVVVQDHGDPPLSSTVTVGILLADTLPQALPDFDDSGEPPPLLNTTNIYLIVSLACVSCIFAVFLLFLAIVRLCHCQTCCCCSCCCPADEYEKYCYSVHMLPSSHLPPDMLEVTGVGKLTHTYLYRASVGLGPSNSSTPNGDAGNIPSGSRLEVSGPCIQVQQVQSDRLSAVLVASTLW from the exons ATGCAGCTGTCGCCGCGGCCTCTGGGTGGCGCCACCGCCGCCGCGCGTGTAAGAGACGCGCGGGGTCCCGCCGCGCCGGTCACAGCGAGCGGCGGCGGGCGCAGAGCAGCGGAGCTGCCGCCTCTGCCCGCACGGCaaccggcggcggggcgggggggaagccgCCGCGGAGCAGGGGCGCCTGCAGCGAACTTCTCGCCTTGCCGCCGGTGCGCGCCGGTGCCCGCTCGCTTCGCGCTG AACTTCGGGGAGTTTACTGAAATTCTGGATTATGTTCCTGCTGAGCCGGTCTGCGGGGAGCTGAGC AGGGGAGGAAGAATGCGGGTCTATTTAATGGTCTTCTGCCTTATTTGCTGCACCGCGAACGGGCAAGTAGTGTATTCCATCGCCGAGGAAACAGAGCGTGGAGCGTCTGTTGGTAACATAGCGAAGGATTTAGGAATAGATGCAGCTACACTTTCAGCTCGGAAATTTCGCATGATCACCGGTTCAAGtaagcaatattttaatataaatgcaaGTACGGGGGCTTTGAGTATTAACGAGCCCATAGACAGAGAGCAGCTTTGTGAATTAAAGTCTGCCTGTCTTCTGAATTATGAACTCGTGTTAGAAAACCCTCTAGAGCTTTATAGGATGGAATTTAAAGTCTTGGACATAAATGACAATTCCCCCAGCTTTCCTTTAAGTGAATATCATATAAATGTGCCTGAGTTCCTGTCACCCGGGGCACGGTTTACACTCCCCAATGCCCGAGATCTTGATGAAGGTACCAACAGTGTCCAGAACTATACTCTGAGCTCTGATGAACATTTCCATTTGCGGACATGCGGGGATGGGAGTAAATACCCTGAATTGGTGCTGAAGAAAGCCTTAGACAGGGAGCAGCAAGCCACTCACAGACTTGTCCTTACAGCCAAAGATGGTGGGGATCCTCCAAAGTCCAGTGATGTCCCAGTCATTGTGACTGTGTTGGATACCAATGACAATGCACCAGAATTTGAGCACACAGTCTACAGGGCGAGTATCCTGGAAAACTCCCCCAGTGGCACTTTGGTAGTGCAAGTGCATGCCACAGACTTGGATGAAGGTCCAAATGGAGAGGTCAGGTATTCATTTAGCAATACTACTTCTGCTGATCTACAGCAAATGTTCTCAATTCACCCACACACTGGGGAGGTGACAGTCAATGGTGTTTTAGCTGTTCAGAGACCTCTCCTCGAGATTCTTATTGAGGCAAGGGACAATGGGGCATTTGGCATGTCTAGCACAGCTAAGCTGCTGGTGGAAATCACTGATGTGAACAATCATGGCCCAGAGATAACAATTACATCCCTTTCCAGTCCCATTCCTGAGGATGCTGTTCCTGGCACAGTAATAGCTCTGCTGAGTGTCACAGATAAAGACCCTGGGGAGAATGGAAAAGTAACCTGCCAGATTCCTGACAACCTTCCCTTCCAGTTAAAGCCTTCCCTTGAAAGCTACTACAGCCTTGTCACCAGTGGGCTTCTGGACCGAGAGTTGATCAGTGGGTACAACATCACCATTACTGCCACAGACATGGGCTCTCCACCCATCACCACTCAGAAGACCCTTTGGGTGCAGATTTCTGATGTGAATGATAACCCTCCTGTCTTCAGTAATGACACATTTGATGTGTTTGTGGAGGAGAACAATCCACTTGGTGCTTTTCTGTACCAGGTCTCAGCATCTGACCCTGATATGGGGGAGAATGGGCGGGTTTCTTACATGCTCAGGAATTCCACAGTTGCAGGCAGTGCTCTGGCCAGCCTTTTGTCTGTGAGCTTGGCCAATGGGAGCATCTACGCAAAACGTGCCTTTGACTTTGAGCAGCTTAGGAGCTTCCATTTCCAAGTGGAAGCCAAGGACAATGGGTCACCAGCCTTGAGCGCTGCCATAACTGTGAATGTTTACATCTCAGACCAGAATGACAATGCCCCAGCCATCCTGTACCCCACCAGCCAGAATGGCTCAATAGCTGTGGAAGTTGTGCCCCGCTTGGCTGATGAGGATTACCTGGTCACCAAAATAGTGGCGGATGATGAGGACAATGCGGAGAATGCCTGGCTCTCCTATCATCTCGCCCATTCCTCTGACTCCACCCTCTTCCGCTTGGCACCACACTCTGGTGAGCTGCGTACCACACGCTCCATGCGCTCCACTGACTTCCTCAAGCACAAGGTGGTCGTGGTGGTGCAGGACCACGGGGATCCACCGCTCTCCTCTACTGTGACGGTGGGCATCTTGTTGGCTGATACCCTGCCCCAGGCACTGCCAGACTTTGATGACAGCGGGGAGCCACCACCACTGCTCAACACTACAAACATCTACTTGATTGTTTCCCTTGCCTGTGTCTCTTGCATCTTTGCAGTGTTCCTCCTCTTTCTTGCCATTGTGCGGCTCTGCCACTGCCaaacttgctgctgctgcagctgctgctgcccagctgatGAGTATGAAAAGTATTGCTATAGCGTCCACATGCTTCCCAgctcccacctcccaccagacatgCTGGAGGTCACTGGTGTGGGTAAACTGACTCATACCTACTTGTACAGGGCATCTGTGGGTCTTGGGCCTAGTAACAGCAGCACCCCAAATGGTGATGCTGGGAACATTCCCAGCGGCTCAAGGTTAGAAGTGTCAGGACCGTGCATCCAAGTGCAGCAGGTCCAAAGCGATCGGTTGAGTGCGGTCCTTGTG GCCAGTACTCTGTGGTAA
- the LOC141470133 gene encoding protocadherin alpha-3-like encodes MVVSWGLVLRVALVQAAWSVGVGQVRYSVPEEAKAGTVVGRLAQDLGLEAGDAEWRRLRLVSQGRGSSVEVSGASGALVVSSRLDREELCGKSAPCALRLEVLVERPLRVFHVELEVTDINDNAPIFRVNEEAFSIAESSLPGSRFPLEGASDADVGANGQISYTLSPSDHVTLDHQDNNDQSASLALILVKPLDRETVPVHRLVLTASDGGRPSLSGTMELVISVLDSNDNAPQFNQSIYNVKVLEGSEPGTLLITVSATDFDEGINSEIIYLFSRHITAEVKEMFSIDGNKGEIRLKGKLDYEEMDNYEIMVEARDKGSPPLSGHCKVVLEVLDVNDNAPEVWVTSLSVPVSEDAPPGTVVALLSVSDRDSGANGRVRCAVWPSSPFGLVSRFAGSYSLVLREALDRERVWEYEVEVRAEDGGSPPLRATRGVRVPVSDVNDNAPSFLQAVYTVLARENNAAGAELARVWARDPDEAGNGRVSYSLWEGGVGGASPSVGRRAASSYVSVDAESGRVWAVQPLDYEEVQVLQFEVRAVDAGDPPLCGNATVQVFVVDENDNAPALLPSSVGGGWGGSSVEAVPGSLWAWASWGAPAGQVVAKIRAVDADSGYNAWLRYEVWEPRGKGPFRVGLYSGEVTTARALEEADGPRQRLVIVVRDHGEPSRSATATLSVSLVEGGESSSSSSGSSSSSSSGVRPSWGAEVGAASASGASATNVWLVVAICAVSSLFLLALVLYGASRWAPRAAVLSGPGPATLVCASEVGSWSYSQRQSRSLCVAEGAGKSDLMVFSPNFPPPPAAAVENGSVGKGLSLSPLASGMVR; translated from the exons ATGGTCGTGAGTTGGGGTCTGGTGTTGCGGGTGGCGTTGGTGCAGGCGGCGTGGTCGGTGGGCGTTGGTCAGGTGCGGTACTCGGTGCCGGAGGAAGCCAAGGCCGGGACGGTGGTGGGCCGTCTGGCGCAGGACCTGGGCCTGGAGGCGGGCGATGCGGAGTGGCGGCGGCTGCGTCTGGTGTCGCAGGGCCGTGGGTCGAGCGTGGAGGTGAGCGGGGCGAGCGGGGCGCTGGTGGTGAGCTCGCGGCTGGACCGGGAGGAGCTGTGCGGGAAGAGCGCGCCGTGCGCCCTGcggctggaggtgctggtggagcgGCCGCTGCGCGTCTTCcacgtggagctggaggtgaccGATATCAACGACAATGCCCCGATCTTCCGCGTTAACGAAGAAGCCTTTAGCATCGCGGAATCGTCTCTGCCGGGTTCCCGGTTCCCGCTGGAGGGCGCGTCGGATGCAGATGTCGGAGCCAACGGGCAGATCTCCTACACACTCAGCCCCAGCGACCACGTCACTCTTGATCATCAGGATAATAATGACCAGAGCGCGTCTTTGGCTCTTATTCTCGTGAAACCGCTGGACCGCGAGACGGTGCCTGTGCACCGGTTGGTGTTGACGGCGAGTGACGGTGGCCGTCCGTCGCTGTCGGGCACGATGGAGCTGGTGATCTCGGTGCTGGACTCCAACGACAACGCGCCCCAGTTCAACCAGTCAATTTATAATGTGAAAGTTTTAGAGGGTTCAGAGCCCGGAACTCTGTTAATCACAGTCAGTGCCACGGACTTTGACGAAGGGATCAATAgtgaaattatatatttatttagtaGGCACATCACTGCAGAAGTTAAAGAAATGTTCTCTATAGACGGAAACAAAGGAGAAATCAGACTTAAAGGAAAATTAGACTACGAAGAAATGGATAATTACGAGATCATGGTAGAAGCAAGAGATAAAGGCTCCCCTCCATTATCAGGTCATTGCAAGGTGGTGTTGGAGGTgctggacgtgaacgacaacgcgccggagGTGTGGGTGACGTCGCTGTCGGTGCCGGTGTCGGAGGACGCGCCGCCGGGGACGGTGGTGGCGCTGCTGAGCGTGTCGGACCGCGACTCGGGGGCGAACGGTCGCGTGCGGTGCGCGGTGTGGCCGTCGTCGCCGTTCGGTCTGGTGTCGAGGTTCGCGGGGTCGTACTCGCTGGTGCTGCGGGAGGCGCTGGACCGTGAGCGGGTGTGGGAGTACGAGGTGGAGGTGCGTGCGGAGGACGGCGGTTCGCCGCCGCTGCGCGCCACGCGCGGGGTGCGCGTGCCGGTGtcggacgtgaacgacaacgcgccgtcGTTCCTGCAGGCCGTGTACACGGTGCTGGCGCGGGAGAACaacgcggcgggcgcggagctggCGCGCGTGTGGGCGCGGGACCCGGACGAGGCGGGCAACGGCCGTGTGAGCTACTCGTTGTGGGAGGGCGGTGTCGGGGGCGCGTCGCCGTCGGTGGGGCGGCGCGCGGCGTCGAGCTACGTGTCGGTGGACGCGGAGAGCGGTCGGGTGTGGGCGGTGCAGCCGCTGGACTACGAGGAGGTGCAGGTGCTGCAGTTCGAGGTGCGTGCGGTGGACGCGGGGGATCCGCCGCTGTGCGGCAACGCCACGGTGCAGGTGTTCGTGGTGGAcgagaacgacaacgcgccggcgCTGCTGCCGTCGTCGGTGGGCGGTGGGTGGGGCGGATCGTCGGTGGAGGCGGTGCCGGGGTCGCTGTGGGCGTGGGCGTCGTGGGGTGCGCCGGCGGGTCAGGTGGTGGCGAAGATCCGTGCGGTGGACGCGGACTCGGGCTACAACGCGTGGCTGCGTTACGAGGTGTGGGAGCCGCGGGGGAAGGGCCCGTTCCGCGTGGGTCTGTACAGCGGCGAGGTGACGACGGCGCGGGCGCTGGAGGAGGCGGACGGTCCGCGTCAGAGGCTGGTGATCGTGGTGCGGGACCACGGGGAGCCGTCGCGCTCGGCCACGGCCACGCTGAGCGTGTCGCTGGTGGAGGGCGGCgagtcgtcgtcgtcgtcgtcgggctcgtcgtcgtcgtcgtcgtcgggtGTGCGGCCGTCGTGGGGCGCGGAGGTCGGCGCGGCGTCGGCGTCAGGAGCGTCGGCGACGAACGTGTGGCTGGTGGTGGCGATCTGCGCGGTGTCGAGCCTGTTCCTGCTGGCGTTGGTGCTGTACGGGGCGTCGCGGtgggcgccgcgggcggccgtgctgtcgggtcccggtcCGGCGACGCTGGTGTGCGCCAGCGAAGTGGGGAGCTGGTCGTACTCGCAGCGTCAGAGCCGGAGCCTGTGCGTGGCGGAGGGCGCGGGCAAGAGCGACCTGATGGTTTTCAGCCCCAacttcccgccgccgcccgccgccgcggtaGAAAACGGTTCTGTTGGGAAGGGTCTGTCTCTCTCCCCTCTTGCTTCAGGCATG GTACGCTAA
- the LOC141470132 gene encoding protocadherin alpha-3-like, with amino-acid sequence MVVSWGLVLRVALVQAAWSAGVGQVRYSVPEEAKAGTVVGRLAQDLGLEAGDAEWRRLRLVSQGRGSSVEVSGASGALVVSSRLDREELCGKSAPCALRLEVLVERPLRVFHVELEVTDINDNAPIFPAARKNLSIAESSLPGSRFPLEGASDADVGANAQLSYTLSPSEHFTLDVKSSDEIRKSLFLILAKPLDRETVPVHRLVLTASDGGRPSLTGTMELVISVLDANDNAPQFNQSVYKVQLLESAAEGTLVVRVNATDADQGLNREFSYSIVSSVPVGNRDLFTIDSKTGEIRLTGVLDFEDVRLHELQIEATDKGTPPLSGHCSVELEVLDVNDNAPEVWVTSLSVPVSEDAPPGTVVALLSVSDRDSGANGRVRCAVWPSSPFGLVSRFAGSYSLVLREALDRERVWEYEVEVRAEDGGSPPLRATRGVRVPVSDVNDNAPSFLQAVYTVLARENNAAGAELARVWARDPDEAGNGRVSYSLWEGGVGGASPSVGRRAASSYVSVDAESGRVWAVQPLDYEEVQVLQFEVRAVDAGDPPLCGNATVQVFVVDENDNAPALLPSSVGGGWGGSSVEAVPGSLWAWASWGAPAGQVVAKIRAVDADSGYNAWLRYEVWEPRGKGPFRVGLYSGEVTTARALEEADGPRQRLVIVVRDHGEPSRSATATLSVSLVEGGESSSSSSGSSSSSSSGVRPSWGAEVGAASASGASATNVWLVVAICAVSSLFLLALVLYGASRWAPRAAVLSGAGPATLVCASEVGSWSYSQRQSRSLCVAEGAGKSDLMVFSPNFPPPPGPAAKETQPEPPALLDTLNVR; translated from the exons ATGGTCGTGAGTTGGGGTCTGGTGTTGCGGGTGGCGTTGGTGCAGGCGGCGTGGTCGGCGGGCGTTGGTCAGGTGCGGTACTCGGTGCCGGAGGAAGCCAAGGCCGGGACGGTGGTGGGCCGTCTGGCGCAGGACCTGGGCCTGGAGGCGGGCGATGCGGAGTGGCGGCGGCTGCGTCTGGTGTCGCAGGGCCGTGGGTCGAGCGTGGAGGTGAGCGGGGCGAGCGGGGCGCTGGTGGTGAGCTCGCGGCTGGACCGGGAGGAGCTGTGCGGGAAGAGCGCGCCGTGCGCCCTGcggctggaggtgctggtggagcgGCCGCTGCGCGTCTTCcacgtggagctggaggtgaccGATATCAACGACAACGCCCCGATCTTCCCCGCCGCCCGAAAAAACCTCAGCATCGCGGAATCGTCTCTGCCGGGTTCCCGGTTCCCGCTGGAGGGCGCGTCGGATGCAGATGTCGGAGCCAACGCGCAGCTCTCCTACACGCTCAGCCCCAGCGAGCACTTTACGCTCGATGTTAAATCCTCTGATGAAATCAGAAAATCCCTGTTTTTGATTCTCGCGAAACCGCTGGACCGCGAGACGGTGCCTGTGCACCGGTTGGTGTTGACGGCGAGTGACGGTGGCCGTCCGTCGCTGACGGGCACGATGGAGCTGGTGATCTCGGTGCTGGACGCCAACGACAACGCGCCCCAGTTCAACCAGTCAGTGTATAAAGTGCAGCTGCTGGAAAGCGCTGCGGAGGGGACTTTGGTGGTGCGTGTGAACGCCACGGATGCGGACCAGGGTCTCAACAGAGAGTTTTCTTACAGCATCGTCAGTTCGGTTCCTGTTGGTAACAGAGATCTGTTCACCATTGACTCGAAGACGGGCGAGATCAGACTGACGGGTGTCCTGGATTTTGAAGACGTCCGCTTACACGAGTTACAAATCGAAGCGACAGATAAGGGGACACCTCCGCTGTCGGGTCACTGCAGCGTTGAACTGGAGGTGttggacgtgaacgacaacgcgccggagGTGTGGGTGACGTCGCTGTCGGTGCCGGTGTCGGAGGACGCGCCGCCGGGGACGGTGGTGGCGCTGCTGAGCGTGTCGGACCGCGACTCGGGGGCGAACGGTCGCGTGCGGTGCGCGGTGTGGCCGTCGTCGCCGTTCGGTCTGGTGTCGAGGTTCGCGGGGTCGTACTCGCTGGTGCTGCGGGAGGCGCTGGACCGTGAGCGGGTGTGGGAGTACGAGGTGGAGGTGCGTGCGGAGGACGGCGGTTCGCCGCCGCTGCGCGCCACGCGCGGGGTGCGCGTGCCGGTGtcggacgtgaacgacaacgcgccgtcGTTCCTGCAGGCCGTGTACACGGTGCTGGCGCGGGAGAACaacgcggcgggcgcggagctggCGCGCGTGTGGGCGCGGGACCCGGACGAGGCGGGCAACGGCCGTGTGAGCTACTCGTTGTGGGAGGGCGGTGTCGGGGGCGCGTCGCCGTCGGTGGGGCGGCGCGCGGCGTCGAGCTACGTGTCGGTGGACGCGGAGAGCGGTCGGGTGTGGGCGGTGCAGCCGCTGGACTACGAGGAGGTGCAGGTGCTGCAGTTCGAGGTGCGTGCGGTGGACGCGGGGGATCCGCCGCTGTGCGGCAACGCCACGGTGCAGGTGTTCGTGGTGGAcgagaacgacaacgcgccggcgCTGCTGCCGTCGTCGGTGGGCGGTGGGTGGGGCGGATCGTCGGTGGAGGCGGTGCCGGGGTCGCTGTGGGCGTGGGCGTCGTGGGGTGCGCCGGCGGGTCAGGTGGTGGCGAAGATCCGTGCGGTGGACGCGGACTCGGGCTACAACGCGTGGCTGCGTTACGAGGTGTGGGAGCCGCGGGGGAAGGGCCCGTTCCGCGTGGGTCTGTACAGCGGCGAGGTGACGACGGCGCGGGCGCTGGAGGAGGCGGACGGTCCGCGTCAGAGGCTGGTGATCGTGGTGCGGGACCACGGGGAGCCGTCGCGCTCGGCCACGGCCACGCTGAGCGTGTCGCTGGTGGAGGGCGGCgagtcgtcgtcgtcgtcgtcgggctcgtcgtcgtcgtcgtcgtcgggtGTGCGGCCGTCGTGGGGCGCGGAGGTCGGCGCGGCGTCGGCGTCAGGAGCGTCGGCGACGAACGTGTGGCTGGTGGTGGCGATCTGCGCGGTGTCGAGCCTGTTCCTGCTGGCGTTGGTGCTGTACGGGGCGTCGCGGtgggcgccgcgggcggccgtgctGTCGGGCGCCGGTCCGGCGACGCTGGTGTGCGCCAGCGAAGTGGGGAGCTGGTCGTACTCGCAGCGTCAGAGCCGGAGCCTGTGCGTGGCGGAGGGCGCGGGCAAGAGCGACCTGATGGTTTTCAGCCCCAacttcccgccgccgcccggccccgcggccaagGAGACGCAGCCGGAGCCTCCCGCTCTGCTGGACACG CTGAATGTGCGGTAG